In Carassius gibelio isolate Cgi1373 ecotype wild population from Czech Republic chromosome B19, carGib1.2-hapl.c, whole genome shotgun sequence, one DNA window encodes the following:
- the LOC127979279 gene encoding tripartite motif-containing protein 16-like isoform X1, giving the protein MAEASVFSVEQFSCPVCLDLLKDPVTIPCGHSYCMSCITDCWDQEDQKRVYSCPQCRQTFSPRPALAKNTMLAEVVEKLKKTKLKAAVPAGSGDVECDICTGRKQKAVKSCLVCLESYCQTHFERHEEFRSGKRHKVTDATGRLQQMICQKHEKLLEVFCRTDQQCVCMLCAMDEHKNHETVSTAAERTEKEKHLKETQSEIQQRIQQRQKDLEQLRDAVESHKRSAQTAVEDSERIFTELIRSIERSRSEVTQRIRDQEKTAVSRAEGQMERLEQEIEDLKKRNTELEQLSHTDDHIHFLQSLQSLSAPPESTENISDSFLFSFDGVRESVRQLRLKLEDFCKEEMKKISVSNIVPRSREDFLQYRHQFTLDPNTAHKHLCLSEGNRLVTYTYTAQPYPDHPDRFDYYRQVLCRESVSGRCYWELEWSGTGVNISVSYKSISRKGSGNECVFGGNDQSWRLFCSSSSVSFWHDNKQTKLPVPSSCRRIGVYVDHRAGTLSFYSVSDSMNLIHTVQTTFTQPLYPGFMVGDSVKLSDLTT; this is encoded by the exons ATGGCTGAAGCCAGTGTTTTTTCAGTGGAGCAGTTCAGCTGtccagtgtgtctggatctcctgaaggatcctgtgaccattccctgtggacacagttactgtatgagctgcattacagactgctgggatcaagaggatcagaagagagtctacagctgtcctcagtgcagacagaccttcagtccaagacctgctttagctaaaaacaccatgctggctgaagtggtggagaaactgaagaagaccaAACTAAAAGCTGCTGTTCCTGCTGGATCTGGAGACGTGGAGTGTGACATCTGTACTGGAAGAAAACAGAAAGCTgtcaagtcctgtctggtgtgtctgGAGTCTTACTGTCAAACTCACTTTGAGCGTCATGAAGAGTTTCGTTCAGGAAAGAGACACAAAGTGACTGATGCCACTGGACGACTGCAGCagatgatctgccagaaacatgagaAGCTTCTGGAGGTTTTCTGTCGTACTGACCAGCAATGTGTTTGCATGCTGTGTGCAATGGATGAACATAAAAACCATGAGACTGTGTCAACTGCAGCAGAGAGGACAGAGAAAGAG AAACACTTGAAGGAGACACAGAGTGAAAtccagcagagaatccagcagagacAGAAAGATCTTGAGCAGCTGAGAGACGctgtggagtctcataag cgctctgcacagacagcagtggaggacagtgagaggatctttactgagctcatccgctccattgagagaagccgctctgagGTGACACAGcggatcagagatcaggaaaagactgcagtgagtcgagctgaaggaCAAATGGAGCGACTGGAGCAAGAGATTGAAGATCTGAAGAAGAGAaacactgagctggagcagctttcacacacagaCGATCACATCCATTTCCTGCAG AGTCTTCAGTCTCTCTCAGCTCCTCCTGAATCTACAGAAAACATCTCTGAcagtttcctcttttcttttgatGGAGTGAGAGAATCTGTCCGTCAGCTGAGACTCAAACTGGAGGATTTCTGCAAAGAGGAGATGAAAAAGATATCTG TCAGTAACATTGTTCCCAGGAGCAGAGAGGACTTCCTACAAT atcgtCATCAGTTCACTCTGGATCCAAACACTGCACATAaacatctctgtctgtctgaaggGAACAGATTGGTGACTTACACTTACACAGCTcagccgtatcctgatcatccagacagatttgattatTATcgtcaggtgttgtgtagagagagtgtgagtggacgctgttactgggagctgGAGTGGAGTGGGACTGGTGTGaatatatcagtgtcatataagagcatcagcaggaagggatctggtaatgagtgtgtgtttggaggtaatgatcagtcctggagaCTGTTCTGCTCTTCCTCTAGCGTCTCATTCTGGCACGATAACAAACAGACTAAACTCCCTGTTCCCTCCAGCTGCAGGAGaataggagtgtatgtggatcacagagcaggaactctgtccttctacagcgtctctgactcAATGaacctcatccacacagtccagaccacattcactcaacCGCTATATCCTGGATTTATGGTTGGGGATTCAGTCAAACTCTCTGATCTGACAACATAA
- the LOC127979279 gene encoding tripartite motif-containing protein 16-like isoform X2 has product MAEASVFSVEQFSCPVCLDLLKDPVTIPCGHSYCMSCITDCWDQEDQKRVYSCPQCRQTFSPRPALAKNTMLAEVVEKLKKTKLKAAVPAGSGDVECDICTGRKQKAVKSCLVCLESYCQTHFERHEEFRSGKRHKVTDATGRLQQMICQKHEKLLEVFCRTDQQCVCMLCAMDEHKNHETVSTAAERTEKEKHLKETQSEIQQRIQQRQKDLEQLRDAVESHKRSAQTAVEDSERIFTELIRSIERSRSEVTQRIRDQEKTAVSRAEGQMERLEQEIEDLKKRNTELEQLSHTDDHIHFLQSLQSLSAPPESTENISDSFLFSFDGVRESVRQLRLKLEDFCKEEMKKISVSNIVPRSREDFLQYRHQFTLDPNTAHKHLCLSEGNRLVTYTYTAQPYPDHPDRFDYYRQVLCRESVSGRCYWELEWSGTGVNISVSYKSISRKGSGNECVFGAAGE; this is encoded by the exons ATGGCTGAAGCCAGTGTTTTTTCAGTGGAGCAGTTCAGCTGtccagtgtgtctggatctcctgaaggatcctgtgaccattccctgtggacacagttactgtatgagctgcattacagactgctgggatcaagaggatcagaagagagtctacagctgtcctcagtgcagacagaccttcagtccaagacctgctttagctaaaaacaccatgctggctgaagtggtggagaaactgaagaagaccaAACTAAAAGCTGCTGTTCCTGCTGGATCTGGAGACGTGGAGTGTGACATCTGTACTGGAAGAAAACAGAAAGCTgtcaagtcctgtctggtgtgtctgGAGTCTTACTGTCAAACTCACTTTGAGCGTCATGAAGAGTTTCGTTCAGGAAAGAGACACAAAGTGACTGATGCCACTGGACGACTGCAGCagatgatctgccagaaacatgagaAGCTTCTGGAGGTTTTCTGTCGTACTGACCAGCAATGTGTTTGCATGCTGTGTGCAATGGATGAACATAAAAACCATGAGACTGTGTCAACTGCAGCAGAGAGGACAGAGAAAGAG AAACACTTGAAGGAGACACAGAGTGAAAtccagcagagaatccagcagagacAGAAAGATCTTGAGCAGCTGAGAGACGctgtggagtctcataag cgctctgcacagacagcagtggaggacagtgagaggatctttactgagctcatccgctccattgagagaagccgctctgagGTGACACAGcggatcagagatcaggaaaagactgcagtgagtcgagctgaaggaCAAATGGAGCGACTGGAGCAAGAGATTGAAGATCTGAAGAAGAGAaacactgagctggagcagctttcacacacagaCGATCACATCCATTTCCTGCAG AGTCTTCAGTCTCTCTCAGCTCCTCCTGAATCTACAGAAAACATCTCTGAcagtttcctcttttcttttgatGGAGTGAGAGAATCTGTCCGTCAGCTGAGACTCAAACTGGAGGATTTCTGCAAAGAGGAGATGAAAAAGATATCTG TCAGTAACATTGTTCCCAGGAGCAGAGAGGACTTCCTACAAT atcgtCATCAGTTCACTCTGGATCCAAACACTGCACATAaacatctctgtctgtctgaaggGAACAGATTGGTGACTTACACTTACACAGCTcagccgtatcctgatcatccagacagatttgattatTATcgtcaggtgttgtgtagagagagtgtgagtggacgctgttactgggagctgGAGTGGAGTGGGACTGGTGTGaatatatcagtgtcatataagagcatcagcaggaagggatctggtaatgagtgtgtgtttggag CTGCAGGAGaatag